From Pseudanabaena sp. PCC 6802, one genomic window encodes:
- a CDS encoding PAS domain S-box protein produces MKEQTNSPGDRFPTIAGYSITQMVYTGSKTLVYRGVRSTDGQPAILKLLRSDRPSNRDLLRLRNHYIITKNLNISGVVRSLGLETVGNGLVLVMPDDNCISLQDYTSSHPLNLADFLQIAIQLADILDRLYRNRIIHKDITPQNILIQPAIKQIVLTDFGVSSLLSQETQEIQSPSLLEGTLAYISPEQTGRMNRGIDYRSDFYSLGVTFYELLAGQLPFHSDDPLELVYCHLAKEPAPLSAGKSEKEKGKIPQAVSDIVLKLMAKNAEDRYQSALGLKADLEICLEQYTATGTIGEFRLGQVDDLTQFNIPQKLYGRETQVRMLSEAFERVSQGSCELVLVRGYSGIGKTALVHEILRQLTRYKGYIASGKFDQFQRNIPLSAVMQAFRGLIRQLLTESTERLHYWRDRFLHNLGANAQLIIDTIPELEPIVGQQPPVPELGALESANRLVRTFNQFSHAFQGPGHPQIVFMDDVQWIDIASLQSLQSFMTNRESHYSLIIGAYRDNDVSPAHPLMQTVEVLRQAGTKITEINLEPLELEHVTQLVAETLHTSPMSVIHLAKLLFEKSAGNPFFLTQLLKSLYEDGSIWFEAPLLCHPLPGEDNNGGGWQWDLEQIQQRDIADNVVELMIGKITKLSEPTQRILRLAACIGNLFDLQTLAIVGERSLSQTAQELWEAIQTGLLVPVGEGYRLPQMLNDNELVDVLAQGQAIAYRFLHDRIQQAAYTLIPLEQKQATHLKIGRLLLANTPDCKQEARIFEITYQLNQCIESIVDPAERNKLAQLNLMAGRKAKLATAYAAAIAYLNMGLELLAPDSWQTQYALTLALHEETAEVAYLNTHFEQAETLVTVIWQQATCFLDRIASSELAIQIYMAQGQQLKAIETGLDFLSRLGIHLSSEVETRAFEFLLPSPQELDRAPSMTDPEKLAAFRILIAITPPVHRSRPELFPGIVQAMMGLCIRFGYSELAAYAYELYGFYLWSVKQDLVAAYDAGKLGLSLLNRYNAKSIASKVNLVFGVFVCPCREHITASLAALKTGIDAGIDTGDIEHSSYCILAYLNYLFLRGEHLELLNADRNSYFDLILKLKQEHPIYDAKIWLQLSLSLQRSTPHPLKWAEDFFNEEVILPYFETHDCYQSLFAFHVAKSIGFYLLGEYNCALTSAAKAEEYQEAALGLLMLAAHNFYSSLSLLAQYLEMPIQERSHSLQQVAANQQKMKVWAAHAPMNYQHKFDLVEAERYRVLGQYLEAIELYDRSIAGAKETNYIQEEALANELAAKFYLGWGKEKAAQGYMQEAYSCYARWGARAKTDDLAQRYPQLLSSISKQIPNPILPGDTIASSQNSDNLSAILDLNTILKANQTLSSEIQLDRLLPALIQIIITNAGANKAALFLNHDGSLQLGIKYIDNAVQSMERKSVDDCQFVPVTLLHYVERTLETVITDGKKHPSTINDPYFLQYQPKSLLCTPILNQGQLMAILYLENSITSNAFTDDRVELLKLLCAQAAISLENARLYQQSQFYVRQLEESLKELRFSKAQFQKVSNNIPGVIYQICINPEDGSSFMPYISSGCYELYEVTAEATISGQYNLRDFEHPDDRAMIMQATRRSAEHLTPFHQEFRIITPSGKVKWLQVASQPERQPDGLLVWDGVAIDISERKRAERELQESRNMLKLVLDTIPQRVFWKDRKSRFLGCNPAFANDYQLTDEEIVGKTDLELPWAEWAHLYRADDVMVINTRTPKLNYEEPTNNLNGEQIWIRSSKIPLTNSQGDVIGILGCYDDISDRKAAEAQLQHQAQQLERANLQLAEYSQTLEQQVAERTQTLQISEERYRTLAETSPVGIFRNNGSGGMIYANQRWHEITGLTKAEGMGNGWLKCVHPDWRDRLLNEWEYIIQEGAHHYIESCLQMSDGTIKWVYCQAQPEKDTQGNIVGYVGCITDITDLKQAEAALEQINQTLERTLTDLQTTQHELIQSEKMAALGQLTASIAHEINTPLGVIRAATSNIMANFRASLQQLPALLQSLSPQQQLDFFALIDTAMKQQHSLSSKEERQLRRQLNIELADRGIANAEKIASQLVLLRLVSDLHLYASILQAPNCLDILEIAYHLVLQHQSSQSIQQEVDRAAKIVFALKTYSHRSENAEKTLAPITDSIEVALTLYQNRLKHGINTIRHYAKVPETFCNQDELTQVWVNLIDNAIYAMGQEGTLEIDIAQQADRVVVEVTDSGSGIPVDLQPRIFEPFFTSKPRGEGSGLGLDIVRQIVQKHHGEVQVRSQQGRTTFTVCLPLSTSE; encoded by the coding sequence ATGAAGGAGCAAACTAACAGTCCCGGCGATCGCTTTCCTACAATCGCTGGCTATTCCATCACCCAGATGGTTTATACTGGCAGCAAAACTCTTGTCTATCGAGGTGTTCGATCTACAGATGGGCAACCCGCGATCCTGAAATTGCTCAGGAGCGATCGCCCTTCAAATCGCGACCTGTTGCGACTCCGCAACCACTATATAATTACCAAGAATCTGAATATATCAGGGGTAGTTCGATCCCTTGGTTTAGAAACCGTTGGCAATGGGTTAGTTCTGGTTATGCCGGACGATAATTGCATATCCCTCCAGGATTATACCTCCTCTCATCCTCTAAATTTGGCTGATTTTTTGCAGATTGCGATACAACTGGCGGATATTCTCGATAGGCTATATCGCAATCGTATTATCCACAAAGATATCACACCGCAAAACATCCTCATTCAGCCTGCAATCAAACAGATTGTGCTGACCGACTTTGGCGTATCTTCTTTGCTCTCCCAAGAAACCCAAGAGATTCAGAGTCCGAGCCTCCTAGAAGGAACTCTGGCGTACATCTCCCCAGAGCAAACGGGACGGATGAATCGAGGCATCGACTACCGCAGTGATTTTTACTCCTTGGGTGTCACGTTCTACGAACTGCTGGCTGGGCAGTTACCCTTCCATAGTGACGACCCGTTAGAGTTGGTCTATTGTCATTTGGCTAAGGAACCAGCGCCTTTGAGCGCAGGAAAAAGTGAAAAGGAAAAAGGAAAAATTCCGCAGGCTGTTTCGGATATTGTGCTGAAGTTGATGGCGAAGAATGCTGAAGATCGCTATCAGAGCGCTTTGGGGTTAAAAGCAGATCTGGAAATCTGTCTAGAGCAATACACCGCAACTGGAACCATTGGCGAATTTCGGCTGGGACAGGTGGACGACCTTACCCAATTCAACATTCCGCAAAAGCTCTATGGAAGGGAAACTCAGGTAAGAATGCTGTCGGAAGCCTTTGAGCGCGTCAGTCAAGGTAGTTGCGAACTGGTGTTGGTAAGAGGCTATTCTGGTATCGGCAAAACTGCGCTCGTGCATGAAATTCTGAGGCAATTAACCCGCTATAAAGGCTATATTGCATCGGGTAAATTCGACCAATTTCAGCGAAATATTCCACTGTCCGCTGTGATGCAGGCTTTTCGTGGATTAATTCGCCAATTGTTGACCGAAAGTACGGAGCGTCTGCACTATTGGCGCGATCGCTTCCTACACAACCTGGGGGCTAATGCCCAACTGATTATTGACACCATTCCAGAACTGGAACCGATCGTGGGTCAGCAACCGCCTGTCCCAGAGTTGGGGGCGCTCGAATCAGCGAACCGTTTAGTTCGTACTTTTAATCAATTTTCTCACGCTTTCCAGGGGCCAGGCCATCCCCAGATCGTTTTCATGGATGATGTGCAGTGGATAGATATAGCTTCTCTCCAGTCTTTACAATCCTTCATGACTAATAGAGAGAGTCACTATTCTCTCATAATTGGGGCCTATCGAGATAACGATGTCAGCCCTGCCCATCCGTTAATGCAAACCGTTGAGGTGCTTCGACAAGCGGGTACAAAGATTACCGAGATTAATCTAGAGCCACTGGAGTTAGAACATGTAACCCAACTGGTAGCCGAGACGCTCCATACCTCACCAATGTCCGTTATCCATCTAGCGAAGCTGCTGTTTGAGAAATCGGCGGGAAATCCCTTTTTCCTAACCCAGTTGCTCAAATCGCTATATGAGGATGGCTCGATCTGGTTTGAGGCTCCCCTCCTCTGTCACCCCTTACCAGGGGAGGATAACAATGGGGGCGGGTGGCAATGGGATCTCGAGCAGATTCAACAACGGGACATTGCCGATAACGTGGTTGAACTGATGATTGGTAAAATCACTAAACTCTCAGAACCGACCCAGCGCATATTGCGGTTAGCCGCTTGCATTGGCAATTTGTTTGACTTACAGACGCTCGCTATAGTGGGCGAACGATCCCTGAGTCAGACGGCTCAGGAGTTGTGGGAAGCCATTCAAACGGGGTTGCTCGTACCTGTCGGTGAAGGCTATCGCTTGCCTCAGATGTTGAATGACAATGAACTTGTCGATGTTCTGGCTCAGGGACAGGCGATCGCCTATCGCTTCTTACACGATCGCATTCAGCAAGCTGCCTATACCCTCATTCCTCTAGAGCAAAAACAAGCAACCCACCTCAAAATCGGGCGACTGTTGTTAGCTAATACCCCAGATTGCAAGCAGGAAGCAAGAATTTTTGAAATTACCTATCAGTTGAACCAATGTATCGAGTCAATTGTCGATCCAGCGGAGCGGAACAAACTAGCCCAGTTAAACCTAATGGCTGGACGCAAAGCAAAGCTAGCTACTGCCTACGCAGCGGCGATCGCCTATTTGAATATGGGGTTAGAGCTATTAGCTCCCGACAGTTGGCAAACTCAGTATGCCTTGACCCTAGCACTGCATGAGGAAACTGCGGAAGTGGCATATCTCAATACCCACTTTGAGCAGGCAGAAACTTTGGTAACAGTTATCTGGCAACAGGCAACTTGTTTTCTAGATCGGATCGCATCATCAGAACTAGCGATTCAGATATATATGGCTCAAGGTCAACAACTCAAAGCCATCGAAACCGGGTTGGATTTTCTCTCCAGATTGGGAATTCATTTATCGAGTGAGGTAGAAACTCGAGCGTTTGAGTTCTTGCTCCCTTCCCCACAAGAGTTGGATCGAGCCCCTTCCATGACCGATCCGGAGAAGCTAGCAGCCTTTAGGATTTTGATCGCGATAACACCGCCCGTGCATCGTTCGAGGCCCGAACTCTTTCCAGGCATCGTGCAAGCAATGATGGGACTATGTATTCGCTTTGGTTATTCGGAATTGGCGGCCTATGCCTATGAACTCTACGGCTTCTATTTATGGTCGGTCAAACAGGATTTGGTTGCAGCCTATGACGCAGGTAAGTTAGGTCTAAGCTTGTTGAATCGATATAACGCCAAGTCTATTGCGTCCAAGGTGAATTTGGTGTTTGGGGTTTTTGTTTGTCCGTGCCGAGAGCACATTACCGCATCTCTAGCTGCATTGAAAACTGGTATTGACGCAGGCATTGACACGGGAGACATCGAGCATAGCAGCTACTGCATCCTTGCCTATCTCAACTACTTGTTTTTGCGGGGAGAACACCTGGAACTACTAAATGCCGATCGCAATAGCTATTTCGATCTTATCCTCAAGCTAAAACAAGAACATCCCATCTACGATGCTAAAATCTGGCTGCAACTGAGTTTGAGCCTTCAAAGAAGCACCCCTCATCCGTTAAAGTGGGCGGAAGATTTCTTCAACGAAGAAGTTATCCTGCCTTACTTTGAAACCCATGACTGTTATCAGTCCTTATTTGCCTTTCATGTTGCTAAGTCGATCGGTTTCTACCTTCTCGGCGAGTACAATTGCGCTCTGACAAGTGCTGCCAAGGCAGAGGAATATCAAGAAGCTGCTTTAGGTCTGCTCATGCTGGCTGCCCACAATTTTTATAGTTCGCTGTCGTTGCTGGCACAATATTTGGAGATGCCAATTCAGGAGCGATCGCATAGTTTGCAACAAGTGGCCGCCAACCAGCAAAAAATGAAGGTATGGGCGGCGCATGCTCCCATGAATTATCAACATAAATTCGATCTGGTGGAGGCTGAAAGGTATCGAGTGCTGGGCCAATATTTAGAAGCAATAGAACTGTACGATCGCAGTATTGCTGGAGCTAAAGAAACCAATTACATTCAAGAAGAAGCCCTTGCTAACGAATTAGCGGCTAAATTTTATCTGGGCTGGGGTAAAGAAAAGGCGGCGCAGGGCTATATGCAAGAAGCATATTCCTGCTATGCCCGTTGGGGAGCAAGAGCCAAAACAGATGATTTAGCGCAACGCTACCCACAACTACTGTCATCGATCTCAAAGCAGATACCAAACCCAATACTGCCTGGAGATACGATTGCTTCATCCCAAAACTCTGACAATCTCTCAGCGATCCTGGATTTAAACACCATTCTCAAAGCCAATCAAACCCTATCTAGCGAAATTCAACTCGATCGCCTGCTGCCAGCCCTAATTCAGATAATTATCACCAATGCTGGAGCAAATAAAGCCGCCCTATTCCTCAACCATGACGGCTCATTGCAATTGGGCATCAAGTACATTGACAATGCCGTTCAATCTATGGAACGCAAGTCAGTAGATGATTGTCAATTTGTCCCAGTTACCCTGCTTCATTACGTCGAGCGCACCTTAGAAACGGTGATTACAGACGGCAAAAAACATCCCAGTACTATCAACGATCCCTATTTTCTCCAATACCAACCAAAAAGCCTTCTCTGTACGCCGATTCTCAATCAAGGACAGTTGATGGCTATCTTGTATCTGGAAAATTCCATCACCTCTAACGCCTTTACGGATGACCGCGTAGAGTTGCTCAAATTGCTCTGCGCTCAGGCTGCTATTTCCCTGGAAAATGCCCGCCTGTATCAACAATCGCAGTTCTATGTACGCCAGTTGGAAGAATCTCTAAAAGAGCTACGATTCAGTAAAGCCCAGTTCCAAAAAGTCTCAAATAATATTCCGGGTGTGATTTATCAAATTTGCATCAATCCCGAAGATGGATCTTCTTTCATGCCCTACATCAGTTCGGGGTGTTATGAACTCTATGAAGTAACCGCCGAAGCGACGATCTCAGGACAATATAACCTGCGTGATTTCGAACATCCGGACGATCGCGCAATGATTATGCAAGCCACTCGCCGATCGGCAGAGCATCTCACCCCTTTTCATCAGGAATTTCGTATTATTACGCCATCGGGTAAGGTGAAATGGCTTCAAGTTGCCTCCCAACCCGAACGGCAGCCAGATGGTTTGTTGGTGTGGGATGGTGTTGCAATAGATATCAGCGAACGCAAACGGGCTGAACGGGAATTACAAGAATCTCGCAATATGTTGAAACTCGTGCTGGACACCATTCCTCAACGAGTTTTTTGGAAAGATCGCAAGTCGAGGTTTTTAGGTTGCAATCCTGCATTTGCTAATGACTATCAACTAACCGATGAGGAAATTGTTGGCAAAACCGACCTGGAATTACCTTGGGCAGAGTGGGCGCACCTCTATCGAGCTGATGATGTAATGGTCATAAATACTCGTACACCTAAACTGAATTATGAGGAGCCAACCAATAATTTAAACGGCGAGCAGATATGGATACGTAGCAGCAAAATCCCCTTAACCAACAGCCAGGGAGATGTAATTGGGATTCTGGGGTGCTATGACGATATCAGCGATCGCAAAGCTGCTGAAGCCCAACTCCAACATCAAGCTCAACAACTAGAACGAGCAAATCTTCAGTTAGCTGAGTATTCCCAAACTCTAGAGCAGCAAGTCGCAGAGCGCACCCAAACCCTACAAATCAGTGAGGAGCGCTATCGCACGCTAGCAGAAACCTCACCTGTGGGAATTTTCAGGAATAACGGAAGTGGTGGCATGATCTATGCCAATCAGCGTTGGCATGAGATTACTGGACTAACTAAAGCAGAAGGAATGGGTAATGGTTGGCTCAAATGCGTGCATCCCGATTGGCGCGATCGCCTCCTGAATGAATGGGAGTACATCATTCAAGAAGGAGCGCATCACTATATTGAATCCTGTCTGCAGATGTCTGACGGAACGATTAAGTGGGTCTACTGTCAAGCTCAACCGGAAAAAGATACTCAGGGCAATATTGTTGGCTATGTAGGCTGCATCACCGACATCACCGACCTCAAGCAAGCGGAAGCGGCTCTGGAGCAGATCAACCAAACCTTAGAACGAACCTTAACTGACTTGCAAACGACTCAACACGAACTGATTCAATCCGAGAAAATGGCAGCCCTCGGTCAGCTCACCGCCAGCATTGCCCATGAAATCAACACTCCCCTCGGTGTAATTCGCGCCGCCACGAGCAATATTATGGCCAACTTTAGGGCTTCCCTTCAGCAGTTGCCGGCACTTTTGCAAAGTCTCTCCCCCCAACAGCAGCTAGATTTTTTCGCCCTGATCGATACAGCGATGAAGCAACAGCATTCTCTGTCTTCCAAAGAAGAACGACAACTGCGTCGGCAACTCAACATCGAACTAGCCGATCGGGGCATCGCCAATGCAGAGAAGATCGCATCTCAGTTAGTGCTTTTACGTCTGGTTTCAGATCTCCATCTCTACGCATCTATCCTGCAAGCTCCCAACTGCCTGGATATTTTAGAGATAGCCTATCACCTGGTGCTGCAACACCAAAGTTCACAAAGCATTCAACAGGAAGTCGATCGCGCTGCCAAGATCGTGTTTGCGCTCAAAACCTATAGCCATCGCAGTGAGAATGCCGAGAAAACTCTCGCCCCAATTACCGATAGCATTGAAGTTGCCTTAACGCTCTACCAAAATCGTCTCAAACATGGAATTAATACGATCCGCCACTATGCCAAGGTGCCAGAAACTTTCTGCAACCAGGACGAGCTAACGCAAGTTTGGGTAAACTTAATTGACAATGCTATCTATGCAATGGGTCAAGAAGGCACACTAGAAATCGACATCGCTCAGCAAGCCGATCGTGTAGTTGTGGAGGTGACGGATTCTGGAAGCGGTATCCCGGTTGATTTGCAGCCAAGGATTTTTGAGCCATTTTTTACAAGCAAGCCAAGGGGGGAAGGTAGTGGACTGGGGCTGGATATTGTCCGACAAATCGTACAGAAGCATCACGGAGAGGTACAGGTTCGCAGCCAGCAGGGTCGCACGACCTTCACGGTTTGCCTGCCACTATCAACAAGCGAGTAA